One stretch of Papaver somniferum cultivar HN1 unplaced genomic scaffold, ASM357369v1 unplaced-scaffold_154, whole genome shotgun sequence DNA includes these proteins:
- the LOC113336897 gene encoding mitogen-activated protein kinase kinase kinase NPK1-like isoform X4, with amino-acid sequence MIQELFGSVRRSLVFKNGVDEGGGGSGLVDKIINKSSRVGLFTHNQKPSAASVLPTIRWRKGELIGCGAFGRVYMGMNLDSGELLAVKQVLIAVNSKEKAQDHIRELEEEVKLLKNLSHPNIVRYLGTAREEDTLNILLEFVPGGSISSLLGKFGSFPEAVIIMYTKQLLLGLEYLHRNGIMHRDIKGANILVDNKGCIKLADFGASKQVVELATISGAKSMKGTPYWMAPEVILQTGHSFSADIWSVGCTVIEMATGKPPWSQQYQEVAALFHIGTTKSHPPIPEHLSAEAKDFLLKCLQKEPNLRASASELLQHPFVTGEHRETHPMLRTSSVENSGGSLPSGTNLKNSIRPVAGPSLTYDDLDAVCNLDSVRCSTVFNEKFSLSAQNWGANNSDDDMCQLDDKDFDLGGPVKSALLSDDPNKSFNPMCEPTDDWLCKYDQSPEPDHEYRRIDVDADQPVGNTISHGTSEQEADFTFPCGPSASEEEDEVLTEQKIKAFLEEKALDLRKMQTPLVEEYLNTTLNVENHPNAVGNTTEDTVPVFLKLPPKSKSPSKITSKILPPPIDSANSGSPGGCNRLESQFDRFNDQSSSDIPSQVPERRGLIDHQSKPVNTSPSFSERQRKWKEELDQELERTRDAASRSRRKDIVSE; translated from the exons ATGATTCAAGAACTGTTTGGATCAGTTCGTCGATCTCTGGTTTTTAAGAATGGAGTTGatgaaggaggaggaggaagcgGTTTAGTTGATAAGATTATTAATAAGTCTTCAAGGGTTGGATTATTCACTCACAACCAAAAACCTTCAGCAGCATCAGTATTACCTACAATTAGATGGAGAAAAGGGGAACTAATTGGTTGTGGTGCATTTGGCCGTGTCTATATGGGAATGAATCTCGATTCCGGAGAACTACTTGCCGTTAAACAg GTTTTGATTGCAGTAAATTCAAAGGAAAAGGCACAG GATCATATTCGAGAACTCGAGGAAGAAGTCAAGCTTCTTAAGAATTTATCACATCCGAATATAGTG AGGTACCTAGGAACTGCAAGGGAAGAGGATACGTTGAATATCTTGTTGGAATTTGTACCAGGAGGATCTATTTCATCCCTACTTGGAAAATTTGGTTCCTTCCCTGAGGCT GTTATAATTATGTACACTAAACAACTGCTTTTGGGGTTGGAATATCTCCATAGGAATGGAATCATGCACAGAGACATTAAG GGTGCAAATATTCTTGTTGATAATAAAGGATGTATCAAGCTTGCTGACTTTGGTGCGTCGAAGCAAGTTGTTGAGCTA GCTACTATATCCGGCGCCAAGTCAATGAAGGGTACTCCTTATTGGATGGCTCCTGAAGTGATTCTCCAAACTGGGCATAGTTT CTCGGCAGATATTTGGAGTGTTGGATGTACTGTCATTGAGATGGCAACTGGAAAGCCTCCATGGAGCCAGCAGTATCAGGAG GTTGCTGCTCTATTCCATATTGGGACAACAAAATCTCACCCTCCCATCCCTGAGCATCTTTCAGCTGAGGCTAAGGACTTTTTGCTAAAATGCTTACAAAA GGAGCCAAACTTGAGGGCCTCTGCATCTGAATTGTTGCAG CATCCATTTGTCACTGGGGAACACCGAGAGACACATCCTATGCTCCGTACTTCATCTGTG GAAAATTCAGGTGGTTCATTGCCCTCTGGAACGAACCTAAAAAACTC CATTCGCCCTGTGGCTGGACCTAGTTTAACTTATGATGACTTGGATGCTGTCTGTAATCTGGATAGTGTAAGGTGCTCCACCGTGTTTAATGAAAAGTTCTCGTTGTCTGCGCAAAACTGGGGAGCCAACAACAGTGATGATGACATGTGCCAGCTAGATGATAAAGATTTTGATTTGGGTGGACCAGTAAAATCTGCCTTGTTGTCAGATGACCCGAATAAG AGTTTTAATCCCATGTGTGAGCCCACTGATGACTGGCTGTGCAAGTACGATCAAAGTCCAGAACCAGATCATGAATATAGAAGAATCGATGTGGATGCTGATCAACCAGTTGGTAATACCATTAGTCATGGGACTTCTGAGCAGGAGGCAGACTTTACATTTCCATGTGGACCATCAGCATcggaagaggaagatgaagtactCACTGAACAAAAAATTAAAGCCTTCCTGGAAGAAAAG GCTCTTGATTTGAGGAAAATGCAAACACCTCTGGTAGAAGAATACCTTAACACCACCTTAAATGTCGAAAATCATCCGAATGCTGTAGGTAACACCACAGAGGATACTGTTCCAGTATTTTTGAAGCTGCCCCCAAAAAGCAAATCACCCAGCAAGATAACAAGTAAAATACTGCCACCACCAATTGATTCTGCAAACTCTGGGAGTCCTGGAGGGTGTAATAGGCTTGAATCTCAATTTGACCGTTTCAACGATCA
- the LOC113336737 gene encoding VAMP-like protein YKT61, translated as MKITALMVLNCYGVTEPNPIILAKACDISKFRFFIRRGVGEFIVFVGRTVAQDTLPGQRQSVQHEAYKVHSYNMNNLCALGFMDDHYPVRSAFYVLHKVLNEYEKNFDDSWKSAQADAAQPWPYLTEALKKFQDPTEADQFLNIQRELDETRFILHETVDRVLTRGEKLDNLVEKSADLSAASRTFYKKAKDTNQFCPIL; from the coding sequence ATGAAGATCACGGCTCTAATGGTATTGAATTGTTATGGAGTGACAGAACCAAATCCTATAATATTAGCAAAGGCATGTGATATAAGTAAGTTTAGGTTTTTCATTAGAAGAGGTGTCGGTGAATTCATTGTTTTCGTAGGTCGTACTGTTGCTCAAGATACTCTTCCTGGACAACGTCAATCTGTTCAACATGAAGCATACAAGGTGCATTCTTACAACATGAACAATTTATGTGCGTTGGGATTTATGGATGATCATTACCCTGTCCGTAGTGCGTTCTACGTTCTCCACAAGGTACTAAatgaatatgagaagaatttcGATGACTCTTGGAAAAGTGCACAGGCGGATGCAGCTCAACCTTGGCCTTATCTGACTGAAGCTCTGAAAAAATTTCAGGACCCTACCGAGGCTGATCAATTTTTAAATATTCAGAGGGAGTTGGATGAGACCAGATTTATCCTTCACGAAACAGTCGATAGGGTGCTAACAAGAGGGGAGAAGTTGGACAACTTAGTAGAGAAAAGTGCCGATCTGAGTGCGGCATCACGGACCTTCTATAAGAAGGCAAAGGACACCAACCAGTTTTGCCCCATATTATAG